TGATTGAAGAACATCGCCTGCCACTGACGGACGTTGCCCAGGAAATTGTTGTTCAGCAATATCATCTTCACCGGGGCTTTCTGCTCCATAACCGTGCCCAGCTCCTGAAGGTTCATCTGCAAACCGCCGTCGCCCATAAAGACGCAGACCGTGCGGTCGGGCCGTCCGAAAGTAGCACCGATAGCGGCGGGCAGTCCGAAGCCCATTGTTCCCAATCCGCCGGAGGTGACGATGCTGCGCTCCTTGCTATACTTGAAGTAGCGGGCAGACATCATCTGGTTCTGACCTACGTCCGTCACCAGAATTGCTTCATGACGAGTGGCTTCGCTCACGGCACGCACCACTTCGCCCATGCTCAGCTTGTCTCCTACCGGGTGCAGTTCGGGGCGGATTACTTTCTCCTCCTCTATCTGCTCGTAGGGCAGGAAGCTGTCTATCCACTCCTTGTGGGTAGCAGGCTTCAGCAGTGAGGTCACCGCTGCCAGCGTTTCCTTGCAATCGCCCAATACGGCAACCGTCGTCTTCACGTTCTTGTCTATCTCGGCGGGGTCTATATCGAAGTGGATAATCTTGGCTTGCTTGGCATAAGTCTCCAGCTTGCCGGTCACGCGGTCGTCAAAGCGCATACCTACGGCAATCAGCACGTCACACTTATTGGTATTGATGTTCGGACCCAAGTTGCCGTGCATACCCAGCATACCTTTATTTAAAGGATGCTCCGTGGGCAACGCCGACAATCCCAGCAAAGTGCAACCCGCAGGCATCCCGGCCTTCTCGATGAAAGCACGGAGTTCCGGTTGGGCGTTTCCTAACTCTACTCCCTGCCCTACCAATACCAGCGGACGTTCTGCCGCATTAATCAGTTCGGCGGCCTGCCGTATGGCTTCCGGCTCCATTTCGGGAGCAGGCAGGTAGCTGCGGACATAATCCACAAGGGTCGGAGTATAGGCGGTTTTGTCCACCTGGGCATTCTTGGCAAAGTCCAGCACCACCGGACCGGGACGGCCGCTCTTGGCGATATAGAAAGCGCGCGCCACCGCCCAAGCCACGTCTTCGGCACGACGGATTTGATAGCTCCACTTCGTAATAGGTTGCGTGATGCCCACCAAGTCCACTTCCTGAAAAGCATCCGTGCCCAAGAAAGCCGTTGCCGCCTGACCGGCGATGACCACAACGGGCGTACTGTCTATCATGGCATCGGCAATACCCGTGATGGTATTGGTGGCTCCGGGTCCGCTGGTCACCAGGCACACACCCACCTTGCCC
Above is a window of Bacteroides helcogenes P 36-108 DNA encoding:
- the ilvB gene encoding biosynthetic-type acetolactate synthase large subunit, which translates into the protein MENLITGAEALMRSLEHQGVKTIFGYPGGSIMPVFDALYDHRKNLNHILVRHEQGAAHAAQGFARVSGKVGVCLVTSGPGATNTITGIADAMIDSTPVVVIAGQAATAFLGTDAFQEVDLVGITQPITKWSYQIRRAEDVAWAVARAFYIAKSGRPGPVVLDFAKNAQVDKTAYTPTLVDYVRSYLPAPEMEPEAIRQAAELINAAERPLVLVGQGVELGNAQPELRAFIEKAGMPAGCTLLGLSALPTEHPLNKGMLGMHGNLGPNINTNKCDVLIAVGMRFDDRVTGKLETYAKQAKIIHFDIDPAEIDKNVKTTVAVLGDCKETLAAVTSLLKPATHKEWIDSFLPYEQIEEEKVIRPELHPVGDKLSMGEVVRAVSEATRHEAILVTDVGQNQMMSARYFKYSKERSIVTSGGLGTMGFGLPAAIGATFGRPDRTVCVFMGDGGLQMNLQELGTVMEQKAPVKMILLNNNFLGNVRQWQAMFFNHRYSFTPMMNPDYLKIASAYDIPARRVFTRKELKQAIADMLAADGAFLLEACVEEEGNVMPMTPPGGSVNQMLLEC